One region of Halocalculus aciditolerans genomic DNA includes:
- a CDS encoding single-stranded DNA binding protein encodes MGAIEDTYDDLDTDEVSLEEFREAVEAKVEQMGGLADDETAAMLIAHELEDGEVNGVADVTPEMDEAKFVAKVTSVGDVRTFERDGEDEEDGRVVNVDLADETGSVRGTFWDEAAVNAVEEVSVGDVLRVKGRPKSGYSGVEVSIDKAEVDEETEVDVQVRDTYEVADLSVGLSDVDLVGVVLDTDDVRTFSRDDGSEGRVSNLVLGDETGRVRVTLWDDQADLATEFEPDDVVEVVDGYVRERDGSLELHVGNRGTVEAVDADVEYVPDSTPIADLELDTTADIAGVVRSADPKRTFDRDDGSEGQVRNVRLQDSSGDIRVALWGEKADLDIGPGDEVMFVGAQIQDGWQDDLEASAGWQTTVIQLEDGAAAPAGDAGDAEASVSRGGNTGLTAFAEGDDAGGDEMSAFDDGDSEDATADGEEIEFTGVVVQAGSPVILDDGEETMSVDTDADVTLGQEVTVRGTLRDGRLAADDVF; translated from the coding sequence ATGGGTGCGATAGAGGACACCTACGACGACCTCGACACCGACGAGGTCTCCCTGGAGGAGTTCCGGGAGGCCGTGGAGGCGAAAGTCGAGCAGATGGGGGGGCTCGCGGACGACGAGACGGCGGCGATGCTCATCGCGCACGAGCTCGAAGACGGCGAAGTGAACGGCGTCGCCGACGTCACGCCCGAGATGGACGAGGCGAAGTTCGTGGCGAAGGTCACGAGCGTCGGCGACGTCCGGACGTTCGAGCGCGACGGCGAGGACGAAGAAGACGGTCGCGTCGTGAACGTCGACCTCGCCGACGAGACCGGCTCGGTACGAGGAACGTTCTGGGACGAGGCCGCCGTGAACGCCGTCGAGGAGGTCTCGGTCGGCGACGTCCTCCGCGTGAAGGGCCGGCCGAAGTCCGGGTACAGTGGCGTGGAAGTGAGTATCGACAAGGCCGAGGTTGACGAGGAGACCGAGGTCGACGTGCAGGTGCGGGACACCTACGAGGTGGCGGACCTCTCGGTCGGCCTCTCCGACGTCGACCTCGTCGGCGTCGTCCTCGATACGGACGACGTGCGGACGTTCAGCCGGGACGACGGGAGCGAGGGGCGCGTATCGAACCTCGTGCTCGGCGACGAGACCGGTCGTGTGCGCGTGACGCTCTGGGACGACCAGGCGGACCTCGCGACCGAGTTCGAACCCGACGACGTCGTCGAAGTCGTGGACGGCTACGTCCGGGAGCGCGACGGCTCGCTCGAACTCCACGTCGGAAACAGAGGGACGGTCGAGGCGGTCGACGCGGACGTCGAATACGTCCCCGATTCGACGCCGATTGCCGACCTCGAACTCGACACGACCGCGGACATCGCGGGCGTCGTGCGCTCCGCGGACCCGAAGCGCACGTTCGACCGCGACGACGGCAGCGAAGGCCAAGTGCGGAACGTCCGCCTTCAGGACTCCTCGGGGGATATCCGCGTCGCGCTCTGGGGCGAGAAGGCCGACCTCGACATCGGCCCCGGCGACGAAGTGATGTTCGTCGGCGCGCAGATACAGGACGGCTGGCAGGACGACCTCGAAGCCTCCGCGGGCTGGCAGACGACGGTCATCCAGCTCGAAGACGGCGCGGCCGCGCCCGCCGGCGACGCGGGGGACGCGGAAGCGAGCGTCTCCCGCGGCGGGAACACCGGCCTGACCGCGTTCGCCGAGGGCGACGACGCCGGCGGCGACGAGATGTCCGCCTTCGACGACGGCGACAGCGAGGACGCCACCGCCGACGGCGAGGAAATCGAGTTCACCGGCGTCGTCGTGCAGGCCGGCTCGCCGGTCATCCTCGACGACGGCGAGGAGACGATGAGCGTGGACACGGACGCGGACGTCACGCTCGGCCAGGAGGTAACGGTTCGCGGGACGCTCCGCGACGGCCGGCTCGCCGCGGACGACGTCTTCTAA
- a CDS encoding histone family protein — translation MSVELPFAPVDTIIRRHAGDLRVSADAAEELARRIQDRGAALAVDAAEHATADGRKTLMAEDFGVADVPDADALVLPVAPVDRIARLDIDDEYRVAMDARLALADILEAYATDAAEGARVLAEHAGRRTIQAEDVATYFELVA, via the coding sequence ATGAGTGTCGAGCTCCCGTTCGCGCCGGTCGATACTATCATTCGGCGACACGCGGGCGACCTACGGGTGAGCGCCGACGCGGCCGAGGAACTCGCGCGTCGCATCCAGGACCGCGGCGCTGCCCTCGCCGTCGACGCGGCGGAGCACGCGACCGCCGACGGTCGGAAGACGCTGATGGCGGAGGATTTCGGCGTCGCCGACGTCCCGGACGCCGACGCTCTCGTGCTCCCCGTCGCGCCCGTCGACCGCATCGCTCGGCTCGACATCGACGACGAGTACCGCGTCGCTATGGACGCCCGCCTCGCGCTCGCCGACATCCTCGAAGCGTACGCGACTGACGCCGCCGAGGGCGCGCGCGTGCTCGCCGAGCACGCCGGTCGGCGCACGATTCAGGCCGAGGACGTCGCGACGTACTTCGAGCTCGTGGCATGA
- a CDS encoding histone deacetylase family protein codes for MRFAVSDTCLAHDPGDRHPESPDRIRAIKRGLAKRHGVDYREGPPADRADAERVHDGDYLDEIQSFCADGGGQWDPDTVAVTETWDAALAAAGLAVWAANHALDGHQDRQTPFSIGRPPGHHATADEAMGFCFLNNAAVAAGAALEREDVDHVAILDWDVHHGNGTQDIFYDRDDVSYFSVHEEGLYPGTGDFDETGAGDGEGYTVNVPLAAGGGDPDYEAVFEDVFAPAMAAFDPDLLLVSAGFDAHRHDPISRMHVSTDGFGMLTDRVRSMADDVDAAVGFVLEGGYGLDTLSDGIGMVHEIFDGLTPIEPDGDPTDATRDAIDTARDAHPDVWS; via the coding sequence ATGAGGTTCGCGGTCAGCGACACCTGTCTCGCACACGACCCGGGCGACCGACACCCCGAATCCCCCGACCGCATCCGCGCGATCAAGCGCGGGCTCGCGAAACGCCACGGCGTCGACTACCGCGAGGGCCCGCCCGCGGACCGCGCCGACGCCGAGCGCGTTCACGACGGCGACTACCTCGACGAGATTCAGTCGTTCTGCGCGGACGGCGGCGGCCAGTGGGACCCCGACACCGTCGCGGTCACGGAGACGTGGGACGCCGCGCTCGCCGCCGCCGGCCTCGCCGTCTGGGCGGCCAATCACGCGCTCGACGGCCACCAGGACCGACAGACGCCGTTCTCCATCGGCCGGCCGCCCGGCCACCACGCCACCGCCGACGAAGCCATGGGGTTTTGCTTCCTCAACAACGCCGCCGTCGCCGCCGGCGCGGCCTTAGAGCGGGAGGACGTCGACCACGTCGCCATCCTCGACTGGGACGTCCACCACGGCAACGGGACGCAGGACATCTTCTACGACCGCGATGACGTCTCCTACTTCAGCGTCCACGAAGAGGGCCTCTACCCGGGCACTGGTGACTTCGACGAGACCGGCGCGGGCGACGGCGAAGGCTACACCGTGAACGTCCCGCTCGCCGCGGGCGGCGGCGACCCGGACTACGAAGCCGTCTTCGAGGACGTCTTCGCGCCCGCCATGGCGGCGTTCGACCCCGACCTCCTCCTCGTCTCCGCGGGCTTCGACGCCCACCGCCACGACCCAATCAGTCGCATGCACGTCTCCACGGACGGCTTCGGGATGCTCACCGACCGCGTGCGCTCGATGGCCGACGACGTCGACGCCGCGGTCGGCTTCGTCCTCGAAGGCGGCTACGGTCTCGACACGCTCTCAGACGGCATCGGCATGGTCCACGAGATATTCGACGGCCTCACCCCGATTGAGCCGGACGGCGACCCGACCGACGCCACCCGCGACGCCATCGACACCGCCCGCGACGCCCACCCCGACGTCTGGTCCTAG
- the cca gene encoding CCA tRNA nucleotidyltransferase — protein MSDRDAVLSRVRERVDPSPAEREALAAAADELAARARGALDDLGVDGEVVQVGSTARGTWVSGDRDIDLFVQFDPELARPELERLGLEVGHAVLPDGHEEYAEHPYVKGVFEGFDVDLVPCYAVESAAEIQSAVDRTPFHTKYLEARVDEALAADVRLLKQFLKGAGAYGSDLRTEGFSGYLTELLCVEYGGFVATLEAVADWNPPVRFDPEGHGTRSFDDPLVVVDPTDAERNVAAVVSAANVARFQHYARAFLDDADEEYFFPEPVGPAGEAEVRAWLAERGTTALAVRFETPDLVEDQLYPQLERSRDGLVRGLEGHGFDVLRSAVWANAESVLFVELSVAELPAVERHDGPPVAVGEHARGFYEQYADDPAVFGPFIDGDRYVVEREREVATAVEFAEKRLGSVALGAHVASIVDAGDYEVLAGEEVPPLAGDFGVELRAYFEPEP, from the coding sequence ATGTCTGATCGGGATGCGGTGTTGTCGCGGGTTCGCGAGCGGGTGGATCCGTCGCCGGCGGAGCGTGAGGCGTTGGCGGCGGCGGCCGACGAGCTCGCGGCGCGGGCGCGGGGCGCGCTCGACGACCTGGGCGTCGACGGCGAGGTGGTGCAGGTGGGGAGTACGGCGCGCGGGACGTGGGTGAGCGGGGACCGCGACATCGATTTGTTCGTTCAGTTCGACCCCGAGTTGGCGCGGCCGGAGTTGGAGCGACTGGGACTGGAGGTCGGGCACGCGGTGTTACCGGACGGGCACGAGGAGTACGCGGAGCACCCGTACGTGAAGGGGGTGTTCGAGGGGTTCGACGTCGACCTCGTGCCGTGTTACGCCGTTGAGTCGGCGGCAGAGATTCAGTCGGCGGTGGACCGGACGCCGTTCCACACGAAGTATCTGGAGGCGCGCGTGGACGAGGCGCTGGCGGCGGACGTCCGTCTGCTGAAGCAGTTCTTGAAGGGCGCGGGGGCGTACGGGAGCGACCTGCGGACGGAGGGGTTCTCGGGCTACCTGACCGAGCTGCTCTGCGTGGAGTACGGGGGGTTCGTGGCGACGCTGGAGGCGGTGGCGGACTGGAACCCACCAGTAAGATTCGACCCGGAGGGCCACGGGACGCGGTCGTTCGACGACCCGCTCGTCGTCGTCGACCCGACGGACGCGGAGCGGAACGTGGCGGCCGTCGTCTCGGCGGCGAACGTCGCGCGCTTCCAGCATTACGCGCGGGCGTTCCTCGACGACGCCGACGAGGAGTACTTCTTCCCGGAGCCGGTGGGACCGGCGGGCGAAGCGGAAGTCCGAGCGTGGCTTGCGGAGCGGGGGACGACGGCGCTCGCGGTGCGGTTCGAGACGCCGGACCTCGTGGAGGACCAGCTCTACCCGCAGCTCGAACGGTCGCGCGACGGGCTCGTCCGCGGCCTGGAAGGTCACGGGTTCGACGTGCTGCGGTCGGCGGTGTGGGCGAACGCGGAGAGCGTGCTCTTCGTGGAACTCTCGGTCGCCGAACTCCCCGCAGTGGAGCGCCACGACGGCCCGCCGGTCGCCGTCGGCGAGCACGCCCGCGGGTTCTACGAGCAGTACGCCGACGACCCCGCGGTGTTCGGGCCGTTCATCGACGGCGACCGCTACGTCGTCGAGCGCGAGCGCGAGGTGGCGACCGCGGTCGAGTTCGCCGAGAAGCGCCTCGGTTCGGTGGCGCTCGGTGCACACGTCGCGAGCATCGTCGACGCAGGCGACTACGAGGTGCTCGCGGGCGAAGAAGTCCCGCCGCTCGCGGGGGACTTCGGCGTCGAGTTACGGGCGTACTTCGAGCCCGAGCCCTAG
- a CDS encoding DUF2085 domain-containing protein: MGLAAEVRAGLRAARPYLLAHDDPPYDHCHSFSARGRRVDVCARCLGIYPGVAAGFLAGRLLAAPLALVAVLPLPALLDWSAVALGGRDGNNHRRTLTGVLLGVAVAGGVVRLVDGDLRTLAVAAGYGVTTATALWLEHRD, encoded by the coding sequence ATGGGGCTCGCCGCGGAGGTGCGAGCGGGGCTGCGTGCGGCCCGACCCTACCTCCTCGCGCACGACGACCCGCCCTACGACCACTGCCACTCGTTCTCCGCGCGCGGCCGCCGCGTCGACGTCTGCGCGCGCTGCCTCGGTATCTACCCCGGAGTCGCCGCCGGCTTCCTCGCCGGCCGGCTTCTCGCCGCGCCGCTCGCACTCGTCGCCGTCCTCCCGCTCCCCGCGCTACTCGACTGGAGCGCCGTCGCGCTCGGCGGCCGCGACGGGAACAATCACCGCCGCACGCTCACCGGCGTCCTCCTCGGCGTCGCCGTCGCCGGCGGCGTCGTCCGACTCGTCGACGGCGACTTGCGAACGCTCGCCGTCGCCGCCGGGTACGGCGTCACCACCGCCACCGCGCTGTGGCTCGAACACCGAGACTGA
- a CDS encoding zinc-ribbon domain and TM2 domain-containing protein: MSEDSTSGDTGDAGGAARETKYCSNCGEEIDAKAEVCPECGVRQASASDDGPDRIAAALLAIFLGGIGVHKFYLGQTKMGILYLCFFWTAIPALVGFIEGIIYLTKSDEEFRRRYAQ, translated from the coding sequence ATGTCGGAGGATTCGACGAGCGGCGACACCGGCGACGCCGGCGGGGCGGCGCGTGAGACGAAGTACTGTTCGAACTGCGGGGAGGAGATCGACGCGAAAGCGGAGGTGTGCCCGGAGTGTGGCGTGCGGCAGGCCTCGGCGTCGGACGACGGCCCCGACCGCATCGCGGCGGCGTTGCTCGCCATCTTCCTCGGGGGAATCGGCGTCCACAAGTTCTACCTCGGCCAGACGAAGATGGGCATCCTCTACCTCTGCTTCTTCTGGACGGCGATTCCCGCGCTCGTCGGGTTCATCGAGGGAATCATCTACCTCACGAAGAGCGACGAGGAGTTCCGCCGGCGGTACGCCCAGTAA
- a CDS encoding ATP-binding protein — translation MSNALRDEGAIYLALGPPGSGKTATAIDVASAWRAKTGGTVITNITSWARADRYAEDSEAARDLMGSIDGPTLLLLDEVAQSISSSGEDSKAVTAMAKFLKYIRKEEDGDDYPKQGSALLIGHTENDTGKDIRRLATGAFQKPSREDPTKVKLLTSEGGTASFTEEASFSGLTDTAETYGEHEASAFRVVTDADDADDDAPSADEAAKAAAKQQAIETALRACQPWNDDDGMNYRDAAALVPYGKSWVGDRVREWQDGDHRDLVDADGN, via the coding sequence ATGAGCAACGCCCTCCGCGACGAGGGCGCGATCTACCTCGCTCTCGGCCCGCCCGGGAGCGGGAAGACCGCGACCGCCATCGACGTCGCGAGCGCCTGGCGAGCGAAGACCGGCGGCACGGTCATCACCAACATCACGAGCTGGGCGCGCGCCGACCGCTACGCCGAAGACTCGGAAGCCGCCCGCGACCTCATGGGGAGCATCGACGGCCCGACGCTCCTCCTCCTCGACGAAGTCGCGCAGTCAATCTCGAGCTCCGGCGAAGACTCGAAGGCCGTCACCGCGATGGCGAAGTTCCTCAAGTACATCCGGAAGGAGGAAGACGGCGACGACTACCCCAAGCAGGGCTCCGCGCTCCTCATCGGCCACACCGAGAACGACACCGGGAAGGACATTCGCCGGCTCGCCACCGGAGCCTTCCAGAAACCCTCGCGCGAAGACCCCACGAAAGTGAAACTCCTTACGAGCGAAGGCGGAACCGCCTCGTTCACCGAAGAGGCCTCCTTCAGCGGACTCACCGACACCGCCGAAACCTACGGCGAACACGAAGCGTCCGCGTTCCGCGTCGTCACCGACGCCGACGACGCCGACGACGATGCACCGTCGGCAGACGAAGCCGCGAAGGCCGCGGCGAAACAGCAAGCCATCGAGACGGCTCTCCGCGCCTGCCAGCCGTGGAACGACGACGACGGCATGAACTACCGCGACGCCGCTGCTCTCGTCCCTTACGGCAAGAGTTGGGTCGGCGACCGCGTTCGCGAGTGGCAGGATGGCGACCATCGAGACCTCGTGGACGCCGACGGCAACTAA
- a CDS encoding DnaJ domain-containing protein, translated as MSDDFQWPAGFDRTPASDRKRYPGGFEVSRTTAFESILEELEKFDAVNVDVQTTVPHTARNPNVPYKDRDPDDPAVVVYFDRDGRRYAVPCDRWNNLRDNARAIAKYLDAKRAIERYGVATLETEMSTQALPSGDDDVVVAGDGRREPHEVLGVSPNAPESVVEAAARQLKKETHPDQPDGDEQAFKSVVRAEEVMLGE; from the coding sequence GTGAGCGACGACTTCCAGTGGCCGGCCGGGTTCGACCGAACGCCCGCGTCGGACCGCAAACGGTACCCCGGCGGCTTCGAGGTCTCGCGCACGACCGCGTTCGAGAGCATCCTCGAGGAGCTCGAGAAGTTCGACGCGGTGAACGTCGACGTTCAGACGACGGTCCCCCACACGGCGCGGAACCCGAATGTCCCGTACAAGGACCGCGACCCGGACGACCCGGCGGTCGTCGTCTACTTCGACAGGGACGGACGCCGCTACGCGGTGCCGTGCGACCGTTGGAACAACCTCCGCGACAACGCGCGGGCCATCGCGAAGTACCTCGACGCGAAGCGGGCCATCGAGCGGTACGGCGTCGCGACGCTCGAGACGGAGATGAGCACGCAGGCGCTCCCAAGCGGTGACGATGACGTCGTCGTCGCGGGCGACGGACGGCGGGAGCCTCACGAAGTGCTCGGTGTCTCTCCGAACGCGCCCGAGAGTGTGGTCGAAGCCGCGGCCCGTCAGCTGAAGAAGGAAACGCATCCCGACCAACCCGACGGCGACGAGCAGGCGTTCAAGAGCGTCGTCCGGGCCGAGGAGGTGATGCTCGGTGAGTGA
- a CDS encoding tyrosine-type recombinase/integrase produces the protein MYMEARSDELSEGTLQGHKYRLQAFVQWCEEEGIENLNDLGGRDLYGYRIWRREGNGEDRDPIAPVTLRGQLSTIRAFLRFCAEVDAVPESLREKVPLPTVSGGEDVSNTTLEPDRAEEILNYLERYEYASRKHVTLLVMYHTGARVGAVRGLNLSDISLGDDPGIQFVHRPDQGCPLKNKEKGERWNAISVRVARTLRHYIDGPRNEIYDEYGNEPLLTTSQGRPHHTTIRSTLYTITRPCWRNAECPHDRDPDECEYTQSEQMSSCPSARSPHDVRSGRVTAYRRQDVPRRVVSDRLDASEGVLDKHYDRRSEREKAEQRRDYLPDI, from the coding sequence ATGTACATGGAGGCGCGGAGCGACGAACTGAGCGAGGGAACGCTTCAGGGCCACAAGTACCGCCTACAGGCGTTCGTACAGTGGTGCGAGGAGGAGGGAATCGAGAACCTGAACGACCTCGGCGGCCGCGACCTCTACGGGTACCGCATCTGGCGGCGAGAGGGAAACGGCGAGGACCGGGACCCCATCGCGCCAGTGACGCTCCGCGGACAGCTCTCGACGATTCGCGCGTTCCTCCGGTTCTGTGCTGAAGTGGACGCCGTTCCCGAGAGCCTCCGCGAGAAGGTTCCGCTCCCGACAGTGAGCGGCGGTGAGGACGTCTCCAACACGACGCTTGAGCCCGACCGTGCCGAGGAGATCCTCAACTACCTCGAACGCTACGAGTACGCGAGCCGGAAGCATGTCACCCTCCTCGTGATGTACCACACCGGTGCGCGCGTCGGTGCGGTCCGCGGACTGAACCTCTCCGACATCTCTCTCGGAGACGACCCTGGGATCCAGTTCGTCCACCGTCCCGACCAGGGCTGCCCGCTGAAGAACAAGGAGAAGGGCGAACGCTGGAACGCCATCAGCGTCCGTGTCGCGCGGACACTTCGCCACTACATCGACGGCCCTCGGAACGAGATTTACGACGAGTACGGAAACGAACCGCTTCTCACCACCTCGCAGGGGCGCCCGCACCACACGACGATTCGGTCAACGCTCTACACGATCACCCGGCCGTGCTGGCGGAACGCCGAGTGTCCCCACGACCGCGATCCCGACGAGTGCGAGTATACCCAGTCGGAGCAGATGAGCTCGTGCCCGTCGGCCCGCTCCCCCCACGACGTTCGGAGCGGACGCGTCACCGCGTACCGACGACAGGATGTCCCCCGCCGCGTCGTCTCCGACCGCCTCGACGCGAGCGAGGGCGTTCTCGACAAACACTATGACCGCCGTAGCGAGCGTGAAAAGGCCGAACAGCGCCGCGACTACCTTCCCGACATCTAA
- a CDS encoding type IV pilin, with product MSKRTLSLDFDVDERGVSPVIGVILMVAITVILAAVIGAFVLNLGSNLGSTGPNAQLSASCAPSSDGVTISHKGGDPIKVDEVTLQSPSSNADFSPSSPFSVGDKTTIVSSGDVSSGDTVTVTLVHNPSESILIDTEVNC from the coding sequence ATGTCCAAACGCACACTCTCACTCGACTTCGATGTCGACGAACGCGGTGTCTCCCCAGTCATTGGGGTCATCCTGATGGTCGCTATCACCGTGATTCTCGCGGCCGTCATCGGCGCGTTCGTCCTCAACCTCGGCAGCAACCTCGGAAGTACTGGTCCCAACGCACAACTCTCTGCGAGTTGTGCTCCTTCTTCGGATGGAGTCACTATCTCTCACAAGGGCGGTGACCCTATCAAAGTCGATGAGGTCACGCTTCAGTCGCCCAGCAGTAATGCGGACTTCAGCCCATCGAGCCCGTTCTCGGTTGGTGACAAAACGACGATAGTCTCTAGCGGTGATGTTAGTTCGGGAGACACGGTTACTGTAACGCTCGTCCACAACCCTTCGGAATCCATCCTCATCGACACCGAGGTCAACTGCTAA
- a CDS encoding type IV pilin, whose protein sequence is MKLNFDLNTDERGVSPVIGVILMVAITVILAAVIGAFVLNLGSNLGQTGPSTQLSVSDASDNFDSSNTLAEIQHKGGDQLKASDLKVVVTPPGESAVNIDPVSAGASSNLKVVQTAGGSTTASSLSVGGSWYIVATGGSYPTSGEYNIQVVHKPSQSILIDTDVTIN, encoded by the coding sequence ATGAAACTCAATTTCGACCTTAACACCGACGAACGTGGTGTCTCCCCGGTTATCGGGGTCATCCTGATGGTCGCTATCACCGTGATTCTCGCGGCCGTCATCGGCGCGTTCGTCCTCAACCTCGGTAGCAACCTTGGACAGACTGGCCCAAGCACGCAACTTTCCGTCTCCGACGCTTCTGACAATTTCGATAGCAGTAACACGCTTGCCGAAATTCAGCACAAGGGCGGTGACCAACTCAAAGCCAGCGACCTCAAAGTCGTTGTCACGCCCCCCGGAGAAAGTGCCGTAAATATCGATCCTGTCTCAGCAGGCGCATCCAGTAATCTGAAAGTTGTACAGACGGCTGGCGGATCAACCACTGCTAGCTCACTCTCAGTGGGCGGAAGCTGGTACATCGTCGCAACTGGCGGGAGCTACCCGACATCCGGCGAGTACAATATCCAAGTCGTCCACAAGCCGTCGCAGTCCATCCTCATCGACACGGACGTCACGATTAACTAA